The Geomonas ferrireducens genome includes a window with the following:
- a CDS encoding type IV pilin protein: MPTPLRDEKGLTLFELISVMLIIGILATIAIPEFTSYREKAANSASVSDLRVLKTAMESYFSENQEYPIDVAYR; this comes from the coding sequence ATGCCCACCCCCTTGCGCGACGAGAAAGGTCTGACGCTTTTCGAGCTCATCTCCGTGATGCTTATCATTGGCATTTTGGCGACCATCGCCATCCCGGAATTCACATCTTACCGGGAGAAGGCGGCCAACAGCGCCTCCGTAAGCGACCTCAGAGTACTAAAGACTGCAATGGAGAGTTACTTTTCAGAGAACCAGGAGTATCCGATAGATGTGGCATACCGCTAG
- a CDS encoding FAD-dependent oxidoreductase: protein MKRRIVVVGANAAGAKAAAKARRINPRAEITVIDRGSFISYGACGIPYYVSDTVPDVKELMSTPVGVVRDANFFKKVKGVSVKTNTEVTGIDREAKMIRLREGAGAETSLPYDKLILATGSSPFVPKIENVGLKNILTVKSIEDAELLKESALSCSAACIVGGGLIGLETAEALRQKGMQVTLVEMRDQLLPGVLDPEVAAAVEKHVKQQGVTVITGCAVTGFAGEGAVAKVMVGEREIEADLVVLAPGATPNVQLAREAGLAIGATGAVAVDQMLRTSDPDIYACGDCCETTHLVTGKKVFVPLGSTANKQGRVAGINAAGGEATFAGIIGTSILKVFSFNAGKTGLTETEARANGFDVETVLSPAPDRAHFFPGAKPIMLKLVADRGTGRILGLQAAGEGAVDKRLDAAAAAITFKATAEQLSQLDLAYAPPYGAAMDNLIVAADIMKNKLSGHARGISAREVKRKLDEEEDFILLDVRSPAEHGEIGIEGAKLIPLGVLRDKLEELPKDKEIVTFCKISLRGYEAQKILDAAGFTNVKFMDGGIMAWPYKFRDR from the coding sequence ATGAAGAGGAGAATCGTCGTGGTCGGCGCCAACGCAGCCGGCGCCAAGGCCGCTGCAAAGGCCAGAAGGATCAACCCCAGGGCGGAGATCACCGTGATCGACCGCGGCAGCTTCATATCCTATGGCGCCTGCGGCATCCCCTATTACGTATCCGATACGGTTCCCGACGTGAAGGAACTCATGAGCACCCCCGTCGGTGTCGTGCGTGACGCCAACTTCTTCAAGAAGGTGAAGGGGGTGTCGGTCAAGACCAATACCGAGGTGACCGGCATAGACCGCGAAGCGAAGATGATACGGCTGCGTGAGGGCGCCGGAGCCGAGACCTCGCTTCCCTACGACAAGCTGATCCTCGCCACCGGCAGTTCCCCTTTCGTCCCTAAAATTGAAAATGTCGGGCTGAAGAACATCCTCACCGTGAAGTCCATCGAGGATGCCGAGCTTCTGAAAGAAAGCGCCCTTTCCTGCAGTGCTGCCTGCATCGTCGGTGGGGGGCTCATCGGCCTTGAGACCGCCGAGGCGCTGCGGCAAAAGGGAATGCAGGTTACCCTCGTAGAGATGCGTGACCAACTCCTCCCGGGTGTCCTCGATCCCGAGGTCGCCGCGGCGGTGGAAAAACACGTGAAGCAGCAGGGGGTGACCGTAATCACCGGGTGCGCCGTGACCGGGTTCGCAGGCGAAGGTGCCGTCGCCAAGGTCATGGTGGGGGAGCGGGAAATCGAGGCCGATTTGGTCGTGCTCGCTCCCGGCGCCACTCCGAACGTTCAGTTGGCCCGCGAGGCGGGGCTTGCCATCGGCGCCACCGGGGCGGTCGCCGTCGACCAGATGCTGCGCACCAGCGATCCCGACATCTACGCCTGCGGCGACTGCTGCGAGACGACTCACCTGGTGACCGGCAAGAAAGTCTTCGTTCCCCTCGGGAGCACCGCCAACAAGCAGGGGCGCGTCGCCGGCATCAACGCAGCCGGAGGCGAGGCGACCTTCGCCGGCATCATAGGTACCAGCATCCTCAAGGTCTTTAGTTTCAACGCGGGAAAAACAGGGCTTACCGAGACCGAAGCGCGCGCAAACGGTTTCGACGTGGAAACGGTACTCTCACCGGCGCCGGACCGGGCCCACTTCTTCCCCGGGGCGAAGCCGATCATGCTGAAGCTCGTTGCCGACCGCGGCACCGGCCGCATCCTCGGCCTGCAGGCGGCGGGCGAAGGGGCGGTGGACAAGCGTCTCGACGCGGCGGCTGCCGCGATCACCTTCAAGGCGACCGCCGAGCAACTCTCCCAGCTTGACCTGGCCTACGCGCCGCCGTACGGCGCGGCCATGGACAACCTGATCGTCGCCGCCGACATCATGAAGAACAAGCTCTCCGGGCACGCGCGCGGCATCTCCGCCCGCGAGGTGAAGCGCAAGCTCGATGAAGAGGAGGATTTCATCCTGCTTGACGTCCGCTCGCCAGCCGAACACGGCGAGATCGGCATCGAAGGGGCGAAGCTGATCCCGCTCGGCGTGCTGCGCGATAAGTTGGAGGAGCTTCCCAAGGACAAGGAGATCGTCACCTTCTGCAAGATAAGCCTCAGGGGGTACGAGGCGCAGAAGATCCTAGACGCCGCCGGGTTCACCAACGTGAAGTTCATGGACGGCGGCATCATGGCGTGGCCCTACAAGTTCAGGGATCGCTGA